GAGTCATGCTGAAGTCATGAAATTACTATATAAATTAAAAtgcttctgtctttctttcaaatTCACTTCAATTTATTTCACATTACTGTGACTAGATGTTTCTTGAATAGCATCAGTTCAATGTCATTCTAactgaggtgttcaaaataataAACATATTTGATAGTGTGGATAAAGATAAACTGTATCCTCTGGTGGGGGAAACCAGAACAAGAGAACATAACCTGGAAATTAGAACCAGGTCACTCAGGAGTGAAATCAAAAAGCACTTAGTCACACAAAGAGTACcagaaatctggaattctatCTGCAAAAGGTTATGGATCCTGGGGGCTCAGTTGAAATTTGCAAGGGTGAGAGCAATAGATTGTCAAAAGTTCATGGACCtgaaacctgaaatgttaaccctgttcctctctccacagatgttgcctgaactgctgagtatttgctACATAGATGTCCatgatccacagtattttgctctagttaacagatttttgttagataaAGGATATTTCACATGGGGGTCGGTTGGGTTAGgggaatggtggaacaggctccaaTGGCTGAATGATAACCTCCTATTCCTATcttaatgtatttttttaaatttattgaaGATGCGCATGTTACTTGCATCCCTTCCTCTTGAGGTGTGAAATAAGCCAGGGGTAGAAGATTCACATTCCGACCTGAAGCACATTATATGAAGAGCGGGAAGAGTTTAGTTAACACAATAGCAGCACTATCCACATGTCATTCATAAAGATGTTGAATTGTTTGCTCAGGGAGTGGACTATGGAATTCATAGATTAATTCCCACCTCCTACATGAACACAGCAGATAAATTAAATCATCTGCATGCTTTTTTGCCACTTGGGTTAAATTGTACCATCTAGAACTGTGTGAAAATCCAACAGGTGGGATACCATGAAACTCCAATTATACACAGGGGAATTTTTAAAGAACTTTATATGACCTTCTCAATAGCCAGAGCTGGTTACAGGTATGCGTAGAACATAAATAattccacacacacgcacatttatatatatatagtgtaATAGGCCTATGAGACTCGTTCACGCTCCGTTTTGTTGAATGTTAATATATTGGGGAGAAATATAATTACCCAAAATCAGGACTGGGTTAACCTGCTTTCATAAGTTTAAAAACGAGCTCTTGGCAAATGAAGTATGTAAAAGTCAATGAAGTAAGTGTCACCAATGGAAAGGCGGGGTAATATGTTTTATGCCAGTAACACTGGCTAGTTGATCTATGTAGGTTAGATTTCTGGGCATCGAAACAGTCCATATTAATCTTCCATCTTGGTCTAGAAGCTCCCAGGTGACGCCTGCAGCCGCTTCAGTTATTTTCCGTTTACCTGGAACAATTCTCGTCTACCTGTCGGTCAAACACACCCAGTTACCGTATAATCCCGAGTAGTCGGCGACATGACCACCCCGTCACACTCTCCGGTCGGCAGCCACTTATACCGTATTATACATTGTGCGGTACCAGTCTGCACTCCGTATCCTTCACAGCGCTTCGCATGTCAGTAATAGACGGCGAGGTGGTTTCTTTTTTTGAAAACAAAACATTTCGAAAAGAAAGTTTATAGCAATAGGCAGcatttgcggggggggggggggggcggtggattgAGGAAATGCGTTTTATTCGGGGGGAGCTTGCCTTTTATCATTCCTTTCCGATTTCTGTACGTTTATAAAGGCGATTGGAAAGCGGAATCGTCTCCGTTCGCACGTTGATTCCTGtcccatttttttctctctctctcagtaaaaaGGGTTGGTGGCAGAGTCCAAACCACACCGTCGTCTAAGTGTTAACTAAATGGGTCTGAAATGAATTTACGATTCCCTTCCTCCGAAGttcttattttattattttaaatccCCCAGCCCCCAGTGCCCAGTCCCCAGCCTGCTAGCCTCCAGCCTCCCCTAATGGCTTTGGGAGGGAGGCGACGGTGCACATTTATGACCCTAATCCTGTATCTGGGGCCGGGAAATGAAAGTGTACAAAAGTTTGGTTTCCGATCCCATTGCTGCAATAACGCGTTCCCCAGCGAGGGGACGGTGTCAGTGTTCGGGAGGATTCGGCTGCAGGGATCTTCCAGTGAAAAACTCGCTCAGCCCtcttaccaccccaccaccccccccccctcctcctttcccttccCTGGGGAGGGAAATAAATCTTCCCTACCCCCCGACCCACCACCACCACGTTCCTTCTGTTCCCCTTTGTTTGATTAAAATCCTAATAATAGGTTTATTTCATCTAATATAATCAGTAATACAGAAAGGAATGCTAGGGTCAGTGCAGGACAGCAAGCCGAAATCTGAAGGCAGCCAgtggcgtggtgtgtgtgtgtgtgcgttttttaAGTGAAATACACAAGATCCCTCCTCACATCCGTTTTGACAAATGATTTGGGTCGCTTGGCGAAAGCTTGGTTTCCTCGGGAACAATAGCTTAGCTGTATTACGGTAATTAGATGCAAACGGAGCATGTGGACTTGTTAATGTAGGCGCAGCCTGGAATGTTAGGAATGTCCCGGCTCCCATTAATAATCATGCGACAAGATTCACagcgagagagaagagagaaaaaataagacccagagagagagaagctggggtgggggagtggttggtGAAAGAGATTCTCTTTCGGCATAAAGTAAAATTAAAGCGGCGAGAGGGGAGAATAATAAACCAACCagcattaattaaaattaaaactCATCTTATCTCCTGAAAGTACAATCACTTTCAAAGCAAAAGTTACAAAGGGGTTGATTGAAAATCGCAGGTTTagctgtttgattttttttaaaagctgggaattagtgtaatatatatatatatacacgcacacacgcaggaATACAAGGTGATCCTCTTTCTGATGCCTCTCCCTCCAAATAAAACTATTGTGAGTGCCTTCACATTCCTTTGAACAAAAGGGATGGGGTTGGATGCCTGAGTGATCGATGGTAGCCGCGGCTGAAAGCTGACTGATCTGCCTAGTAACAATCTTTTCCGCCATTGGTTATGCTAATACCTTCGCCTCTTATTTCTACCGGCGTAAGGAGTTCCTCTCACAGATCGAGAAAATTTTGCCCATttaactcccccccaccaccccgtcaCTACCCTatcccacctccccttcccccgaAAAAAAACTTCTACAGTGGGCGAGAGTTTTTAAAATCTGGATTTGTACCACACGCGGAATCAATGTTTCAGGAAAGCAGGAAGCCTGGGATAAACTGGGCTGACCCCTGGAAAAGCGAGGCAAGCTCACAAGCGGAAAACAAAGCGGAACAGCAAATTAATAAAATGCACGGGGGCAAAGCATTTCAATCTGGGCGAAATTTAAATCGCAACCTGCAACAAGATGCATGTTTCATCCCACTAACGCAGCAAACATATGCccaaatatgtgtgtgtgtgtgtgcgcgcacccAAGGGTTTTATATACAATAAATCTATTTTAAATGAACTCTTCCCATTCTCCCAAAATGCTTCCACTTTCTAACTTGTATCACTCGCTGGACTGTCAATCAATCGTGGGTTGATTGACAGCTGACTGCAAGTTCCCACTATGACAATATTACGTGGATTTCTTggactttctttttaaaaagcgctATATATAATGtagatatatagatatatatatgtaTTCGTCCGGCTCCAAATTAGAATAAGGCGAGTCGCCGCGATGAATAAAGTCGAATTTGAATTTACATTGATAAATCCTGCCCCTTTCCTGCAAATGGGGCGGCTTTATAGGCTGTGCCCCTGTgctggcctctctcttcctcctttgatCTCCCACTCGCAGCTGCTCTGCATAACAACAACTAAAAGGCTATTGCGTCACTTGCGGGCAAGTTATAGTTAAGTTTTTTTCCCTGAACTATAGCCTCCAGAGGCAGTAGCATCCCCGTTTTAGTCAATGcaataaggagagagagagagaaagggagagaaagaaaaagagagagagagagagagaagccccAGCAATGGAACATCAGCTGCTATGCTGCGAGGGAGAGACGATCAGAAGGGCCTACAAGGATCTCAATTTAATCAATGATCGCGTCCTGCAGACCATGCTCAGAAGCGAAGAGAACTGTCTGCCCTCCCTAAGCTATTTTAAGTGCGTCCAAAAAGAGATTATGCCCTCCATGAGGAAGATCGTTGCGACTTGGATGCTGGAGGTTGGTGCAGAGAATCGTATAGACATAACCCGAAATGTATATACAGGAGCTCACAATTCGCGACGTGCCCCTATCTGCCTGAGTTTGGGTTTTTTTCCGCTTAAACTACTTTCCTCAGAAACGGGAAGAGAACCTGACAGCaaattggagagagaggggggaagggggggttgtCACGCCGACCCCTGCcacttaccccccaccccccccaactccctgttTCGCTGCTTTCTACCCTCCCTAACCCCTataatttttattgatttttttaaaaagaaaaaaaattcttaaatGTGGGTTCTCTGGCCTCCCTCCTtcgcctcttcccccccccccccacttttttttGGACATATCtctttgccccccccaccccccaccccaaccccactccctccTCGCCCCCGCAGTTTTGCAATACCCTTCTTTATCTCGCTGAGGTGCagaagaggggggtgggtgggggggtggggggatgatgctGTTCCCAAGGCCGCTTAGGAAGCTGGAGATGAATGCAAAGACTTGTCCCCGattttctctccctccacccccctccccccaccccacgccaCCCCACAAAGTTTGCCCCGCTTTCTGGGGCtcagaaattaattttaaaacccTAAATAAGGTTGTACACGTATGCAGTTCAATACGTGCCAGTATTATACGCCATCTTTGTTCCGTATCGCTCTGAAACCctctgaactttttttttaagtatGAAAACCCAGTTCatgaaaccccccaccccccccccagtaattgcccccacccccctccctccgcgAGCCTGGCAGGGCCGGGCattggagaggggggtggggtggggggaaatcgCCGTTCGATTTCGAGGCATTTTCAGCGTCTGAGTCAAGGGAAATTCGCCCGCTTCTTTTGTTGGGGACGCGAGAGGCACCTCACGTTCAAACCCCCTTTCCCAACTTGCCAGCAAGTTCAAACCAccctcacaacccccctccccgGAGAAAAAGGATTAAAATTGAGGGGGATGCCTGGGGTCAACTGGCAAGCAAAGGCTGCTTGGGAGGGTCTGGCACATTTTCGTGCCCCTTTTTGCTCCCTTGTTGTGCCCGCACTCTTTACTTTCTAATCAATTTTTGAAATTGTGCAGGGCAAGTGCTTCCTGTGATGTCGGCTGCATTTTCAGTCGAAACTTGCTCCCGACAACACGCCTCCCCACccctgggggtggtggtggtggttggagggagggagagagcgagagaggcagagagagaaggtgggggggggggggagtgaaatTTTAGTTATTTTGGAAGGGTTCACCAGCCTGGACTACCCCAACTGGCACCCAGTTCGAAAGAGGAGCGGCTGGGGCAGATTTTCATCTCTTTTCCATCGGCCGGgctaatttttaaatatttttaaatattttttgaaaagATGACGACGTGAAAATTCAATCCCGCACTgtaatgggagagagaggagagagagagagaggggtgatgatggggggtggagagagagagaggcataaaGAAACATGTTGCACTGTGTCGGATGACACTTGGCTCGGACCGAATTCGTTGGTCAGCGAAAGGGGTCAGAATtgggtgggtggcgggggagAAAAAAAGTTTTAGCACCGGAGAGttttgtgtctttctctctctccccacccccgtccctcccttccctccctccctccccagtccGCTAATCTGTCGCCTTCTCCCATTTTGCTCTTCCCTTGCTAGGTTTGCGAAGAACAGAAGTGTGAAGAGGAGGTGTTCCCGATTGCCATGAATTATTTGGACCGGTATCTTTCGATCGAGCAGATGAAGAAGAATCACTTGCAACTACTGGGGGCAACTTGCATGTTTCTGGCGTCGAAAATGAAAGAAACGATCCCCTTAACAGCAGAGAAACTCTGCATTTATACTGACAATTCCATCCGACCCGAGGAGTTACTGGTAAATGGCGAatttccaccccctcctcctccccccccctcaccgaGTGGCACAGCATTTGGGCTCCGATCTTCCATCTgcacatgccccccccccccccccgtcataTTTAATGAGTAGTAATTGCCCCCGCACACCACACCACATGACCATCTAAGCCCATCTGTATAGCAAGTACACATGCAAGGAAATTCGCTGCAAAGCCCCGACCTATGGAAATTTTTGGGAAGGggcaaatttttttttatttgcccctcccccttccccctcccttcttaTGGCGCTGCCCTACTTGCAAATCTGCTCAGCCACTCTTAATATCGTTGATCTCGCTCATTTTTCTCGGCAATAAATGAGATGTtttccattccccccaccccccccccccccccccccccccccccaagaggTTGCACTTGGAGCGCCCGTTTTCCACTGATAAACCCCCGTCAAGATGGTTTCGGCTGCGCGACCCCCGTTATTTCATTTATCTTTTGTACACAGTCCAAACTCCGAAGTGTTTCCACTTTCCCCAAGTCAAATAGCCGAAAGGAAATGaacagaaagagaggggggggggggggtggaaatcgaAAATAGTTATTAATAATTAACATTGTCATTGATTTATGGGGGAGATCGGGGAACATTTCATAGATTTTTTTTGTAAGATTGAACCCTGCGCGATTCTGGGACTTTGGTAGTGGAAAGGTGCagtttgaaaagcaggacctcaagtgTAACTTTTTCAGCATTTGACATTTTCCCCAACCCCTCTTGTTCTTTCATTTCCCAACGCGCGACTGTACCGCATCGCATACGCGGGACGTTGGCGCCCTCTGCTGACATGAGCCTCAAACCTCTGGTAGGATGCTGCTGCTTCCGCTCGCAAACCAGTCCATTCGTACAGCGCGGCGCCTGTCAATTAGATGGTAGCTGCAGAGCAGAATTTGTATTTTTTTCCAAACTGGTATCCCACAGGCTACAATTGGACACCGAAAGGCGCTCGCTTTCTTTGAAGCACATGGAGCAATTTATGACATATCAATAATGGAGCTTCAATTTGGAGTAGATTTTTTACACTCctggaatatatatatatatatatatatattttaaatatgtTTGCTGTTTTACTAGATGTACCATTGGCGCTTAAAATAGATTCATCCTCTATAGAAACACTCCCATGCCCATTTTTCTCGTTTGTGTAAACTGCAATGTCTCAGACTCCACTACAGGAGCCGACACAGCCcacatgtgtgtgtttctctttcaGCAAATGGAGCTGCTTGTTCTCAACAAACTGAAGTGGGATCTAGCCTCTGTGACcccccatgatttcattgaacaCTTCCTCAGCAAGCTACCCATCCCCAAGGACAGCAAACAGATCATCCGCAAACACGCACAGACTTTTGTGGCTCTCTGTGCTACAGGTATGGAGTTTCTGCTCGACCAGGTGTGCCACGTCAGaacagttgtgggggggggggcgggggggggggtggtggtgttggacaTCATGTACCTAATAATTAAGCCACACATTTCAATAGAGCATTTCGAGTCAGAATGTATTTCTTTTGCATTATGTAAATTGGCTTTATTTAAGGCTAATGCAAGAACAGCAATAAGGTATGTGGGAAAAAATAATAAGAATAAAGAGATAAGATTTCCCATCACTGAATAAATAGATCATGCTTTGTACCGGAAACCTAATGCACTAACTTGTAACCAACACAGTGGATCATGAAGCAATTGGCACCTGATTGAATGTGATTTTTAATGGGTTACAGTTTTGGTGGCTTTTTTTGCTGTTCAAGTACGCTAGGTATAGCTGACAAAAGGGTGCTTTTGTCCTAACATTGAGAAACAAGTCAAGAATATGTTGGGTGTTATgccttatttttttttaagcatAGGGCGAATTAAGTGAGTTGTGCCTCAGGTTCTTCATTTGTTAACTATCTCCTGGACTGATGATGTTACCAGCATGCTTCTCAACTACCTGAACTTGAGTTTACTAGAGATCACAAGCTAGTGCGTAGAATCTAGAATGTACAGGTTTTGTCGGAATTCAGTTAGGATTGTTAGGAAGTTAAGCTTCTTGTAAATTAGTATCtacagccatttggcccaacgggtcagtgctggtgtttatgatgcacacaagcctcctccttcTCATCATCTAATCCTATCAGCGTTATTTCCTAATCCTTTCTCTCTtgtgcttatccagcttccccttaaattagTTTATATACATTTTACTGTTTGAGTCGCACGTTAAATCATttaaaatttaaacaaaaacCTTGCACCTGAATTCTACTCCCATTTTCCTCTCCACTAAAGCTAACTTGCATGCTATGCTCGGTTAGAGTCATGTAAGCTCTTGGTACTGCTCCCCAGTCTAACGGCCAGGAGGCTAAAACAGTGCCAGAATAACTCGCGTCTTTTTTTATTGTCACTAATATTCCTGAAGGGACGGGCTTCTTGTAGGAGGTGATCGGGTATCCTGCATCCTCTTGTAGGAGGTGATCGGGTATCCTGCATCCTCTTTCACTTTTCATCGCGTGAATTGCCAGCACAGATTTTGAGAGGGTCGCCATTCATCCTTGAGAGGCACCACTGCTGAACTAGACACTTAACCCATGCATATTTGCAGCAGAAGTGAAAAGCAATCGGGAGCCAGAACACTGgtcattttaaaatcaaaaatctaCTTATTACTTGCCTGCCTAAGCTTGGTGATTTGAGGCTCTTTCTAGTATACTGCTCGAGGGAAGCTAAATCACGTGCTGAGATTAAACCTGGAACCTTCCTGGCCTTAATGCCCAAGATATTGAGTGGATAAACACATGGAGCATTGAGAAAAGCCCTAATTGCTGTGTTCTCCATGTGTCCTCCCACTCAGACCACACCATAGGTGACTTGCTTGACGCTGGGAAGCTCGCCCTCTAAAGGAGTGTTCCCATAAATGCAAGTAGGGACCAGGTACAAATGTTTGATCTTTGGGGCTGTGCCCTGCCAGTTCTCTTTCATTATCTCATTTTCGTATGCTGTCATGTGGATTCCCCGATCTGCTTTTCTCACACCCAGCCTATAACCGTCAATATTAACTGCAAAGCGTGTGGATTCCTCGTTGCAGTTGTCGGCTGGCCCATTACTGGTAGCTGGCTTGCTCCCGTCTGCCAAAACGCTGTCACAAAATGGCCAATCCATTCTGGCGTAGAGGAGTGGGCAAAGTTTGGGTgcatgtcgtgtgtgtgtgtgtgtggcaaaaCAATAAATAGTTATTATTGAGATCTTAAAACATTTTGAGAACGGAACGCTTCATCCAGTTGAAGTTGCCTGATGTTAGTTGTTGTTTGAATGATTTAGAAGCAACAAGCTTTCATTTAGGTTAGAGCACCAATTCCCTTAAAGccataattaaaataaaatgcaCCAGTTACATTCGCACAGCAGTGAATTGTCTCAGTGGTCATTTAAGGGGGTTGACAAAGTCTTGCTTTTAATCAAGATTCTGTCAGTCACGTCTTTTGCAGATTAAAGTTTCAGTCATGACCAAAGGAAGTGGCTGATTGTTACTGTGCAAACCAGAAGTTTTCAAAGTTTGAAGCATTTTGTGCCCAAGAGAACAAGTTACAATTTAGAACTCTGACCCAAGGCATTTATGGAAAGCCCAGAGTTAGATAGCCTGGTGTGGTCTAATAGCCATTGAAGCGAGCACGTAAAGTGAAAGCAAAGTGGTTTGGGAGCCTGTTGCCTTTATTTGTGCACCCCAGAAAACTTTGGCCCTTCCACATACTTTGAAGAtggcaaagtttttttttatatatgtgtacCAGGTTGAACTGCTGTGCTGGCAGTTACAATGCAGGAACAAACCAGGACAGTTCAAAGGTTGAACATTGCTGACATTCCAGTACTTTGATCGATGGCTCTAGTTACTTCTtatttgtgggggggtgggggcatggttggagggtgggggtggggtggggggtgggggggggggggcagcgggAGGGTGGGTGCTAGCAGTGAGCACTAAAGACGAGCCTAAAGCCTGAAACACAACATTTGGCCCTCAGCAATTGACAGAACGTATAAATGGAGCACTGAAGTAATTATCCATTACAAAAGATTGAACAAGGActtgggaggagggggggggaagggatgattTAAAAGACTTTTAATGGAAGGGATTACATTCAAGGTGATGTTGAGCAGAATTCCTTTTGTGCAGCCTCTGAATTGTCTGTTAATAGAGCTGGATTTTGCTAAAGACCTTCTTTTGTGCTGCGGTAGGTCAAAAAAAAATTACTAGTGTTGTTTGAAGTTAACACATAATTGCCAGTAATGAATAGATCTTGGCATGGATAAGTGATGCTGGGATAATGCTTAAAAAGAAATGTTTTGAGTTGCCCAAAGTTAGAATGGCATTCATGATAGCCTGAGCTCCCAGGTAAAGAATTCGCAGCCAGGCTGGTGCAGGCTTTTTGGTTGCATATTTCTAATAATTATATAGTTTAAAATTTGATGACTTGATATTCATGAcacaaacttgaaacaactgcaccTCCGCTGTTCTCTCCATCTCCGCACCACTTCAAGAATGTGACTCGTCGGGACCTGTCATATCTGGGCAAAATGAATTCTGTGAGCAGTTTTGATTTGCCTGAATGAAAGGTTCTCATTCATGGCCCCCAGCTCTGGGTTTTGATGGTACTGCTTCAAGTAGAATTGAAGGAGTGGCTCATCCtgtttgggtttttttttctccccccaaccccccccccccaccacccccccctcttgTTTTTAAGAAAG
This sequence is a window from Carcharodon carcharias isolate sCarCar2 chromosome 10, sCarCar2.pri, whole genome shotgun sequence. Protein-coding genes within it:
- the ccnd1 gene encoding G1/S-specific cyclin-D1, giving the protein MEHQLLCCEGETIRRAYKDLNLINDRVLQTMLRSEENCLPSLSYFKCVQKEIMPSMRKIVATWMLEVCEEQKCEEEVFPIAMNYLDRYLSIEQMKKNHLQLLGATCMFLASKMKETIPLTAEKLCIYTDNSIRPEELLQMELLVLNKLKWDLASVTPHDFIEHFLSKLPIPKDSKQIIRKHAQTFVALCATDVKFISNPPSMIAAGSVAAAVHGLHLGNSNSFLSYQSLTDFLSQIIKCDPDCLRACQEQIESLLETSLRQVQHSSISPETKTVEDELDLSCTPTDVRDVNL